The Panicum virgatum strain AP13 chromosome 5K, P.virgatum_v5, whole genome shotgun sequence genome has a window encoding:
- the LOC120709242 gene encoding phytochromobilin:ferredoxin oxidoreductase, chloroplastic-like isoform X1, which produces MSGGGGGLGAGFSYQKFAHVALERTRLHTALASHPSQEKFKFIKPNEDNTVMNALSFSAPKIRLLRSLTIEQKNSVQVLDFAAFSEPEYDLPIFCANAFTSPARSIVVLDLNPLYDTTEHEDYRGKYYRNLMPLIHKYSELLPWGGKITSESLRFFSPIVIWTILEPTEANHQVLYSAFMDYYKVWLELMDEAVQETSLEKVDRNREAQHKYLTWRAEKDPGYSLLKKLIGECAAKDLVREFLFEGVDSLGTKSFLEYFPEYAQGGGTVNKKRSMIGKSFESRPWDARGQFIGDAGDG; this is translated from the exons atgagcggcggcggcggcggcttgggcgCCGGCTTCTCGTACCAGAAGTTCGCCCACGTCGCGCTGGAGCGGACCCGCCTCCACACCGCCCTTGCCTCACACCCATCACAG GAAAAGTTCAAGTTCATAAAACCCAATGAGGATAACACTGTTATGAATGCTCTCTCATTCAGCGCCCCCAAGATTAGACTGCTTCGGAGCCTGACAATTGAACAGAAAAACTCGGTTCAG GTTCTTGACTTTGCTGCCTTCTCAGAACCTGAATACGACCTTCCTATATTTTGTGCCAACGCTTTTACATCTCCTGCACGTAGTATTGTTGTCTT GGATCTCAATCCTTTGTACGACACCACTGAACACGAGGATTACAGGGGAAAATACTACAGGAATTTGATGCCTCTTATACACAAGTACAGTGAG CTTCTGCCCTGGGGTGGCAAAATTACAAGCGAGTCTCTGAGATTCTTCTCTCCTATTGTTATCTGGACAATACTTGAGCCAACTGAGGCCAACCACCAAGTTCTATACTCAGCCTTCATGGATTACTACAAG GTCTGGCTCGAGTTAATGGATGAAGCAGTTCAAGAAACAAGTTTAGAAAAAGTTGATCGAAATAGAGAAGCACAACATAAATATCTCACATGGAGAGCCGAGAAG GATCCTGGTTATTCACTGTTAAAAAAGTTGATTGGTGAATGTGCTGCCAAG GATTTGGTGAGAGAATTTCTGTTTGAAGGAGTCGATTCGCTCGGGACGAAGTCATTCTTGGAGTATTTCCCCGAATATGCACAGGGAGGTGGGACGGTAAACAAGAAGCGGAGTATGATCGGGAAGTCATTTGAATCTCGGCCTTGGGATGCTCGTGGGCAGTTCATCGGCGATGCTGGTGATGGATAG
- the LOC120709242 gene encoding phytochromobilin:ferredoxin oxidoreductase, chloroplastic-like isoform X2, translating into MNALSFSAPKIRLLRSLTIEQKNSVQVLDFAAFSEPEYDLPIFCANAFTSPARSIVVLDLNPLYDTTEHEDYRGKYYRNLMPLIHKYSELLPWGGKITSESLRFFSPIVIWTILEPTEANHQVLYSAFMDYYKVWLELMDEAVQETSLEKVDRNREAQHKYLTWRAEKDPGYSLLKKLIGECAAKDLVREFLFEGVDSLGTKSFLEYFPEYAQGGGTVNKKRSMIGKSFESRPWDARGQFIGDAGDG; encoded by the exons ATGAATGCTCTCTCATTCAGCGCCCCCAAGATTAGACTGCTTCGGAGCCTGACAATTGAACAGAAAAACTCGGTTCAG GTTCTTGACTTTGCTGCCTTCTCAGAACCTGAATACGACCTTCCTATATTTTGTGCCAACGCTTTTACATCTCCTGCACGTAGTATTGTTGTCTT GGATCTCAATCCTTTGTACGACACCACTGAACACGAGGATTACAGGGGAAAATACTACAGGAATTTGATGCCTCTTATACACAAGTACAGTGAG CTTCTGCCCTGGGGTGGCAAAATTACAAGCGAGTCTCTGAGATTCTTCTCTCCTATTGTTATCTGGACAATACTTGAGCCAACTGAGGCCAACCACCAAGTTCTATACTCAGCCTTCATGGATTACTACAAG GTCTGGCTCGAGTTAATGGATGAAGCAGTTCAAGAAACAAGTTTAGAAAAAGTTGATCGAAATAGAGAAGCACAACATAAATATCTCACATGGAGAGCCGAGAAG GATCCTGGTTATTCACTGTTAAAAAAGTTGATTGGTGAATGTGCTGCCAAG GATTTGGTGAGAGAATTTCTGTTTGAAGGAGTCGATTCGCTCGGGACGAAGTCATTCTTGGAGTATTTCCCCGAATATGCACAGGGAGGTGGGACGGTAAACAAGAAGCGGAGTATGATCGGGAAGTCATTTGAATCTCGGCCTTGGGATGCTCGTGGGCAGTTCATCGGCGATGCTGGTGATGGATAG
- the LOC120709242 gene encoding phytochromobilin:ferredoxin oxidoreductase, chloroplastic-like isoform X3, translated as MSGGGGGLGAGFSYQKFAHVALERTRLHTALASHPSQEKFKFIKPNEDNTVMNALSFSAPKIRLLRSLTIEQKNSVQVLDFAAFSEPEYDLPIFCANAFTSPARSIVVLDLNPLYDTTEHEDYRGKYYRNLMPLIHKYSELLPWGGKITSESLRFFSPIVIWTILEPTEANHQVLYSAFMDYYKVWLELMDEAVQETSLEKVDRNREAQHKYLTWRAEKDPGYSLLKKLIGECAAKVALLSSPIW; from the exons atgagcggcggcggcggcggcttgggcgCCGGCTTCTCGTACCAGAAGTTCGCCCACGTCGCGCTGGAGCGGACCCGCCTCCACACCGCCCTTGCCTCACACCCATCACAG GAAAAGTTCAAGTTCATAAAACCCAATGAGGATAACACTGTTATGAATGCTCTCTCATTCAGCGCCCCCAAGATTAGACTGCTTCGGAGCCTGACAATTGAACAGAAAAACTCGGTTCAG GTTCTTGACTTTGCTGCCTTCTCAGAACCTGAATACGACCTTCCTATATTTTGTGCCAACGCTTTTACATCTCCTGCACGTAGTATTGTTGTCTT GGATCTCAATCCTTTGTACGACACCACTGAACACGAGGATTACAGGGGAAAATACTACAGGAATTTGATGCCTCTTATACACAAGTACAGTGAG CTTCTGCCCTGGGGTGGCAAAATTACAAGCGAGTCTCTGAGATTCTTCTCTCCTATTGTTATCTGGACAATACTTGAGCCAACTGAGGCCAACCACCAAGTTCTATACTCAGCCTTCATGGATTACTACAAG GTCTGGCTCGAGTTAATGGATGAAGCAGTTCAAGAAACAAGTTTAGAAAAAGTTGATCGAAATAGAGAAGCACAACATAAATATCTCACATGGAGAGCCGAGAAG GATCCTGGTTATTCACTGTTAAAAAAGTTGATTGGTGAATGTGCTGCCAAGGTTGCTCTCCTGTCTTCACC GATTTGGTGA
- the LOC120709244 gene encoding probable calcium-binding protein CML10, with amino-acid sequence MGKMRMPVPSLFRLSRRSKSPPPQQPAAQAAGSPPRTAEEEMARVFRKFDANGDGRISRSELAALFESLGHAASDDELARMMAEADADGDGFISLDEFAALNATVAGDAAAVEEDLRHAFRVFDADGNGTISAAELARVLRGLGESASVAQCRRMIEGVDQNGDGLISFEEFKVMMAGGGCFAKIA; translated from the coding sequence ATGGGCAAGATGAGGATGCCCGTGCCCTCCCTGTTCCGCCTCAGCCGCCGCTCCAagtctccgccgccgcagcagccggcCGCACAGGCCGCCGGGTCCCCTCCGcggacggcggaggaggagatggcgcgggtcttccgcaaATTCGACGCCAACGGCGACGGCCGGATCTCGCGGTCCGAGCTCGCGGCCCTGTTCGAGAGCCTGGGCCACGCCGCCTCCGACGACGAGCTCGCGCGCATGATGGCCGAGGCggacgccgacggcgacggcttcATCAGCCTCGACGAGTTCGCCGCCCTCAACGCCACCGTCGCGGGCGAcgcggccgccgtcgaggaGGACCTGCGCCACGCCTTCCGCGTCTTCGACGCCGACGGCAACGGCACCAtctccgccgccgagctcgcgcgCGTCCTCCGGGGGCTCGGCGAGTCCGCCTCCGTCGCCCAGTGCAGGCGCATGATCGAGGGCGTCGACCAGAACGGCGACGGCCTCATCTCCTTCGAGGAGTTCAAGGTCATGATGGCCGGGGGCGGATGCTTCGCCAAGATCGCATAG